The genomic window CTGCCGCGTCTCGTCGGCCTGCAGCGCGCCCGCGAGCTGATCCTGTTCGGCGAGAGGTTCGACGCCGGGCAGGCGCGCGACTGGGGCCTGATCCGCGAGGTCGTCCCGGCAGATGACCTTCGCGCCCGCGCCGCCGCGCTGGCAGCCCGCATCGCCGCCCTGCCGCCCGGCCCGGTCAGCGATCTGAAGCGCATCCTCGCCCGCCGTCATGGCGCCGGCCTCGACGCCGCGCTCGCCGCCGAGACGGAGGCGACCGTGCGCGGCTTCCTCGATCCGCAGACCGCCCGGCGCATCGCCACCTTCGACTGATCGGGAGCGGCCGTCCCCGGCCCGCGGTCGTTCGCCGTCAATCCGCCGGCACGAGATGGACCCGCACCGGTGCGGCGCGGCCACGCACGGCAAGGGTTTCGCTGCCCCAGCTCTGCGGCACGGCGACCCCCGACTGCTCGACGAGCTCCGCGGCCAGCGCAGCCCCGGCGCCGCGCTGCTTGGCGAGGCCTTCGAGCCGCGAGGCGAGATTCACCGCATCGCCGACCACCGTGAATTCGCGCCGTTCGCCGCTGCCGACGATGCCGACGAACACCGGTCCGAGTGCCGCCCCGGCCACTGCCCGGAACGTCGGCACGGCCGGATCGTCCGCCTGCCAGGCGGCCATCATCGCCGGCAGGTCTGCGACCGTGGCCAGCGCCTGCCGCGCGCCGCGGCGCAGCTGGTCGTCCGCCGCCCCGGCATAGCCGAAGATCGCCAGCACGCCGTCGCCGATGAACTTGTCGACAAAGCCGCCCTTCGCCCGCACCAGCGCGGCGATGCGCTCGCGGAAGCCGGCGAGCCAGCGCGCCACCTCACCGGGCGCCACCCCCTCGCTGGCCGCGGTGAAACCGATCAGATCGATGAACACGATGGCGAGCGTCTGCTGGCCGGCGGGGGCACCGGCGCCGTCGGCGCGGGCCAGCGCCCGCGACACCTCGTCCGGCAGGAACCGCTTCAGCTCCGCCTCGCGCCGGGCGGTGCCGAGGCCGCGCACCAGGATGTCGCGCTTGCTGCGCACCGAGATGGCGAGGACCGCCGCCGCGACCGCCAGCATCAGGACCCGCATCACGTCGGGCGGCCATGACAGCAGGCCGGTCAGCCTGTCGTTCTGCGACGCGACCGGATCCCGGTCTGCGCCGCCGAAGGCCATCAGCCCGAGCACCACGAGCAGCAGCAGCGCGCCGGCGAACACGACCGGGCCGGAGCGGAAGCGCACCGACTGGATGGCGATGATGATCGGCATCAGCCAGGTTGCCGGTTCGGCATATACCCACGGGCCGGGATGGCCGGCGAGCTGGAGCCCCTGCTGGAGGGCGAAGCCGATCAGCAGGGCATCGCAGGCGACGAACAGATAGGCGACCCAGGGACGGTAGACCGAGGATCTCGACACCAGCCATGACAGGCCGGCGAGCGCCAGGAAGCCGACCACGGTCGCCAGACCGAGCGCGAGCCGGGGCAACAGATAGCCCGCCTCGGCCTCCGGCACGATCGCCGCGGCGGCCAGCAGGCCGCCGCCGAGAATCAGCGCCCCTGCGGCGCGGGCGAGCGCGGCGATCCGCTCGGCGTCGCGCTCGGCAGCCTCGACGCTCATCGGAAGGGCGGGCGGATCGCCGGAAACGTCGTCCTGGATGGATATGGCCGGCTCCCGATCGGGTGACGGCAATCATCTAGCGCGCGAATCGGTCCGAAACAAACCGCGGCGGCCCGGACGGGATCGCGCCCGCGCGCGGTGATCGCGGGCGGCCAGCGCGGTCTGTCGAGGGCAGGTCGTCAGCGGCGGCCGCCGGCGGCGCGCTTCTTCGCCTTCGGGGCGAGGCCCTCGCGCTGGGCGAGCTTGCGGGCCGCCTTGCGGGCGCGGCGGATCGCCTCGCCCTTCTCGCGGGCGCGGCGCTCGGACGGCTTCTCGTACGCCTTGCGGCGCTTCATCTCGCGGAACAGTCCCTCGCGCTGCAGCTTGCGCTTGAGGACCTTCAGGGCCTGATCGACATTGTTGTCGCGGACGAGGACTTGCAGGGGAACTCTCCTTCGTGGTCGGACCGGGGCCGGGTATGTTCGGGCGGCCAGCGACGCGCAAACGGTGTCGCTGCCGCGTTGCGCGGCACCCGAGGCGTCGGCAGCATGGCGATTGAGGCCTCTGATGTAGGCCGTTTGCCGCGCGAGGGCAAGTCCGCAGCGGCATTTCGGGTGGCACGGCGCCGATCCGGGCTCGCCACAGCCGCATGGCTCTGCACCCCGTTACCGGCTATAACGGCGCGCCAGAACCGCGCCGGAGACGGCACTTGCGTCCCGCCCACGCCGCCACAACGATCGTCGGGTCCGATTTTCGAGCAGGCTTCTCCGCCAAGATGTCGCCCATCAGGATCCTCGTCGTCATTGCGACCGCGGCCGTTCTCGGCATCGGCTCGGCCTGGCTCGCGGTGGTCGGCGGATTCGGGTTCGAGGCGATCCGCTCCGGCCCATGGACCGCCTGGCCGACGGCGGGTTCGCCCGATGCCGACCCCTATGTGCGGGCGCGGATCGCCCGATCCGGCGAGATTCCGATGCCGGCGGGCGAGGGGATCGTGTTCGTCGCCCGCGAGGACAGCGACGGCGAGGCGCTGACGGCGGACTGCGACTACCATGTGCGCGGCCAGACGCCCGCGGCGCAATGGTGGACGCTGACCGTCTACCGCGACGACGACCTGACCCTCATGGCCAATCCGGCCCAGCGCTATGGCTTCGTTTCGACGGGCATCCTGCGCGCCGGCGATGGCCGCTTCGACATCACGCTCAGCTCCCGCGCCCGGCCGGGCAACTGGCTGCCGGTCGATCCCCATGCGGGGCGCCTCAGGCTGGTGTTCCGATTCTACGACACGCCGATCGCCACCGGCGGCAGCGTTGCCGACATCGCCATGCCGGCGATCGTCAAGGGGGCGTGCCGGTGAAGCGCCTCCCGATCGGCCAGATCGCCTTCCTGGCGGCGGTGACGCTGGTGCTGGCGGCGATCCTGCACATCCTCACCATCCTCGCCATTCCGCATTTCGCCACGCGCGACGCCTGGTCGCGGATCACCGAGATTGCCGATCCGGCCGGCATCACCCTGCTGCCGCGGCCTCTGCCCGGTGACGAGCCGCTGCCCGGCCTCGATCCGTCGATGGTCTATGGCGTCTGTCGCTACGACCTGACCGAGGGGCCGCTGGCGATCGTTGCGCCGATGCCGGACCATTACTGGTCGGTTGCCTTCCACACGCGCGACGGCGCCATCTTCTATGCCGTCAACGACGAGGCGGCGGTGGCGCGGCGCTTCGACATCGAACTGCGCGACGCCCGGCAGATGCGCCAGTACCGCGTCGAGCATCCGGAAGCCGACGAGACGGTGCTGACCATCGAGGCGCCGTCGCAGACCGGCTTCGCGCTGTTCCGCGCCCTCGTCGCCGCGCCCAGCCTGCGCGCCGAGGTCGAGGCCGCCGTCGCCGCGATCGGCTGCACCACCCTGCTGCCCACCCAGCCCGCCCCGGTGCCCGAGGGGCCGCCGCTGCCACTGCCCAACCCGCTGCGCTGACTTGCCGTCCACGCGCCGGAAGAGCCATGCGTCAAACGCATTGCTGCGCTGCAAAAGGAAATCTGGCAACGGCTTGCGAACAGGCCCAAATAGCTGTCATCAAAAAGCTCTACAGGGATGTTGCGTCGCAGCATCAAGGACGTTTCAGATGACCAGCAAGACCACCCATTCCGCCGTCGACATCCGCAAGGTCGAGATGGAGGCTGCCCGCCTGCGGGCCGAGGCCATCGCCGATGCCATCGTTGCGGTCGGGCGGCTCGTCGCGCGGGCCTGGGCCGCCGTGTCAGCCCGCATCGCCGCCGCCCGTGAAGCGGCCCGCGTCAGACGCGAGCTCGGCGCGCTCAGCGATCGCGAGCTGGCCGATATCGGTATCATGCGTGCCGACATTCCGGCGATCGCCGCCGGTATCTATCAGCGGCAGCCTGCCGATACCCTGGCCGAGGAGGCCCGCACGCCGAAGCAGGCCGTGATCGAGGCGCCGACGCCCGCGTTCCGGAAGGCCGCCTGAGGCCCGACAGGGCCCGCAGGGGTCGGAACGCAATATCCGGGACTGTATCGAGGCTCCGGGCGCTGAGGCGTCCGGAGCCTTTTGCTGCCGCAACGGGGCCGGGCGGCACACGCAACCCGTCCGGTAAGCGGGGGTTAATCCCGATATGGCAGGCTCGAAGGATCGCAGCCTGTGGATCGGGACGTACGGGCGGCCCGTCCGACCCGCGTAGGGAGACGCAGATGGCGCTCTTGCTGCTTGCTGTCACGCTTGTCGTGGCAATCGGCCTCGGCTCCGGCCTGCTCGCGCTGTTCGGCGATCCGGCCGAGGACGCGGTCCGCCGCTGAGCGTTCCGCCCGGTCGCCCGATCAGAGCACGCCGCCTTTCCGCATCGTCCGCCTGCCGCATTCCCGAGCCTCATCGAGGGCGGCCTTCCCGTCAGCCCGATCACGCGCCCCCTCTGCCCGTTCCGCGTCATCGCGGAGGCCGAGACCGATCCGGGATCGGCAGGGCAGCACAGCAGATCGCTCCGCCTCCGGATCCGCGCGCGATGGTCGTGACGACGGGCTCGATCCCGGGCTGACGGTGCCCGCCTGCGGCCGCGATGCGGCGAGGGACACGGACAGCAGCCGGCCCCCGGTGCCGCGCTGCGGGCGGGAGGCGGCGCCATGTGTCGGCGCGGACGGAATGGTCGTCAGGCCCCCGCCGCCGTCAGCACCTCCGCGGCGAGCGCGGCCATCTCGTCGGCGCCGGCGCTGCGGCCGGCTTCCAGCACGCTGGCCCCGGCTTCCATCGAGGCGGCAAAGGCGACGCGGCTGGCGATCTCGGTGGCGGCGACGGGGCCGAGCGCGGCGATCGCCTCGCGCATGCGCGCCGTCAATGTCGTGCGCGGCTGGGCGCGGTTGATGACCATCAGCGCGGGAACGCCGGCCTTGGCGGCGCTGTCCAGCGTCGCCTGCGTCGCCCACAGATCGACCGGGCTCGGCTGCACCGGGACGACGACCAGGCTCGCCGTCTCGATCGCCGGGCGGCACTCGAGGTCGGATTTCGGCGGCGTGTCGATCACAACCACGTCGTGATCGCGGGCGAGGCCGCGCGCCTCGCGCCGGGCGCCCCAGCCGGAGGCGGTGCGGAACGCGATGCCCGCCGCGTCCTCGCCAAGCCGCCGTTCGCGCGCCTCGAACCATTGCCCGAGCGAACCTTGCGGATCGCAGTCGAGCAGCGCCACCGACAGGCCGCGCAGCGCCGCCGCGACCGCCAGATGCGCGGCCAGTGTCGTCTTGCCGGAACCGCCCTTCTGCTGGGCGATCGTCAATATGCGGCCGGTCATGGCGTCGGCGCCCCCGCAAAGCCCCCGGGGTCCAGAGCGGGGGCCTTTGCTCACAGGGTTGCACCGCCGGTGGTGCAGCGCAACAGGATTCGGCGTGCCGGCCGGCCTCTTGGCGCCCGGCAAGGCGACCGCAGATCCCGCCGCCGAGATGGCCGACAGCGCCGACCGGACGTCGGGCTGGCAGTGCGGTCTGGATGACGGGCCACGCCGCGGGTAACATGGCGCCCTGCGCCGGGCGCGGGCACTGTCCGCATCGACGCGATCATCAGCCGATCGTTCCGCAATGGCCTCTTCACCGTCGTCGCCATCCATCACGTCTGACCCTGTGCAGCCGAGCATGGCGGCCGATACCGGCGCGGCGGCGGCGCGGCGACCGCGCGTGACCATCACCTATTGCCGCCAGTGCAACTGGATGCTGCGGGCCGCCTGGCTCGCCCAGGAGCTGTTGTCGAGCTTTCCGGAGGACCTCGCCGCCGTCACGCTGGTGCCCGGCACCGGCGGCGTCTTCGTGATCGAGTGCGACGGCACGCGGCTCTGGGATCGCGTTGCCGATGGCGGCTTCCCGGAGGCGAAGCTGCTGAAGCGCCGGCTCAGGGACCAGATCGCACCCGGACGCGACCTCGGCCATTCCGACCGCTGAGGCACGACCGCGCAGCCGTTTCCGCGCGGCTCGTCGAGCCTGTCCTGGATGTAGGAAAAAAGTCGTTGACAGCGTGACGCTGCTTCGGTAGGGTTCCGTCAGGCTCGACAAGTGCGCCCGGCATCGCCGCTGCGCATCGGCGTCCACCGACGGATCGGCTTTCCAGAATCCGGAAGCATCCCGGGTCTCATCGGCATCGTCGCGAATATCGGCAGCGAGGTCGCGTCCCGGCCGCGGCACGGCCGGCAGATCCTGAGCCGTCCCCATCCAGCGGAGCAGAGCATGACCGCGGGCCGCGCACTCACCCCGGCGGAGCTCGCCAGGCTCCGCGAACTCTACGAGACCTGTCCGTGGATGACGGTCGCCGACATCGCCGCGCTGGCGCAGGTGGTGCCGGGTTCGGTCACCCGCCGGGCCCGGCGGCATGGCTGGCGCCGCGCCGCGCCGTTGCAGGACATGTTCCCTGCGGCGAGGGCGGACGTCGCTCCGCCCGCAGCGGGCGCCGCGGCCCACCTTGGCAGGGCGGCCGGCTGCACTGCCACGCAGGAGGCCGATGACGGCGGACCCGGCCAGGCGCCCGATCGGCGGGCGCTGATCGCCGCGCTGTGGCGGGCGGTGCGCATGCATGTGGCCGACCTGTCGGCGAAGGCCGGCGCTGGCGAGGCCGATGCGGGCCGCGCCGCGCAGACGCTGATGACGATTGCCCGGACGGTCGAGAAACTGATCGAGATGGAGCGCGCCGATGCCGCCGCCCGGACCGGAGCCCCTTGCGACGACGGCACGGCGGCCGCCGGCCCTGGCGGTGCCGACGCCGGCCGCGCGGCGCTTGCTGCACGTCTTGAAGCGCTGCTGCGCGAGCGGCTCGCCCGCGACGACCTTGCCGACGCTGCCTGCGACGATCTGCCCTGCGTCGGTTGATCTGCGGCAGACGATTGACCGCCTCACAACGAACGAGATCGTCCGTCTCATCGACGATTTCGCGCTGTGGGCGCGGCCGGCGCAGCTTCCGCCGCCCGACGGCTGGACGGTATGGCTGCTGCTCGGCGGCCGCGGTGCGGGCAAGACGCGAGCCGGCGCCGAATGGGTGCGCGGCCTGGCGCTCGGACTTGCCCCGTGGTCCGACCGCCCGCTCAGCCCGATCGCGCTGGTCGCCGAGACGTTGCAGGATGCCCGCGAGGTGATGGTCGAGGGAGTATCCGGGCTGCTCGCCGCAGGCGCGGCCGGAGCGCCCGGCGGGCGCCCTGCCTGGAGCCCGGCGCGGCGGCGTCTGGAATGGCCGAACGGCGCGGTGGCGCAGGCCTTCTCCGCGGAGGATCCGGACTCCCTGCGCGGGCCGCAATTCGCTGCCGCCTGGGCCGACGAGTTGGCCAAGTGGCGCCATGCCGAGGCTGCCTGGGACATGCTGCAGTTCGCCCTGAGGCTCGGCGACAGGCCGCGCCAGCTCATCACCACGACACCGAGGTCGATCCCCCTTCTCAGGCGGCTCGTCGCCGATCCGGCGGTCGCCGTCACCCGCATGGCAACCGCCGAGAACGCCGCCAATCTCGCGCCCGCCTTCCTCGATGCGGTGGTCGGGCGCTATCGCGGTACCCGGCTCGGGCGGCAGGAGCTCGAGGCGGAGCTGATCGCCGATCGCGCCGACGCCCTGTTCCGCCGCGAGACGATCGAGGCAAGCCGGGTCAACGCCGCCCCTGCGCTCGCGCGGATCGTCGTTGCCGTCGATCCGCCGGCGGGAACCACGGGCGCCGCCTGCGGCATCGTCGCGGCCGGGATCGGCGAGGGTCCGCGCGACGCGGCGCTGCTCTATGTGCTCGCCGACGCCACCATCGAAGCCGCGCAGCCCGCCGCCTGGGCCGCCCGCGCGGTCGGCCTCTTCCATGCGCTCGCCGCGGATCGGCTCGTCGCCGAGGCCAACCAGGGCGGCGAGATGGTCGCCGCGGTCATCGGCCAGGTCGATCCGGCCGTTCCGGTCAGGCTGGTCCACGCCCGGCGCGGCAAGCGGCTCAGGGCCGAACCGGTCGCCGCCCTCTACGAACAGGGGCGGGTTCGCCATGTCGGCGCGCTGCCCCGCCTCGAGGACGAGATGTGCGACTTCGGGCTGGACGGGCTCTCCGACGGTCGCAGCCCCGATCGCCTCGACGCGCTGGTCTGGGCACTCTCGGAGCTGGCGCTTTCGCCGGCTCGCGAGCCGCGGATCAGGCGGCTGTGAGCGCGAGCGTTCCTCGCTGTGCCGCCGGCGCCGCGACGGCCGGTCGCGGACATGGCCTTGCCTCGATGAACCGATGGAGATCTGCCCGTGCCGAGCATTCCGAGCTTCACCGCCCTGCTGACCCGCTTCCTTGGCCGCACGCCCGCCCCTGCGGCGCGCCCGAGCCAGACCAAGGCGTCGGCTGCCGGCCGGCTGATCGCCCTGCATGCCCACGGGCGGCCGGTGTGGAGCCCGCGCGACTATGCGGCGCTGGCGCGCGAGGGCTACGAGCGCAACCCCGTCGCCCACCGGGCGGTGCGCCTGGTGGCGGAGGCGGCGGCGGGCATCCCGTGGATCGCCATGCAGGGCGGTCGCGAGGTCGACTGGCATCCGGTCCTCGATCTTCTCGCCCGGCCGAACCCACGCCAGTCCGGCCCGGAGCTGATGGAGGCGGTCTGCGCCTACCTGCTGATCGCCGGCAACGCCTATCTGGAGGCGGCGATGATCGACGGCGCGGTGCGCGAGATCCATGCGCTGCGGCCCGACCGGATGAAGGTGGTGCCCGGCCCCGACGGCTGGCCCGAGGCCTTCGAGTACACGGTCGCCGGCCGCACCGTCAGCTTCGACCAGACCGGCCGCCAGCCGCCGATCCTGCATATTGCGCTGTTCCACCCGACCGACGACCACTACGGCTTCGGCCCGCTCGCCGCCGCCGGCGCCGCGCTCGACCTCGCCAACGCCTCGGCGGCCTGGAACAAGGCGCTGATCGACAATGCCGCGAGGCCATCCGGCGCGCTGGTCTACGAGGGCGAGGGGACGATGGCGCTCGACCAGTTCGAGCGGCTGAAGCGCGAGCTTCAGGAGAATTTTCAGGGAGCGGCCAATGCCGGTCGGCCGCTGCTACTCGAGGGCGGGCTGACCTGGCAGGCGATGGGCATCAGCCCGAAGGAGATGGATTTCCTCGAGGCGCGCAACCAGGCCGCCCGCGACATCGCGCTGGCGCTGGGTGTCCCGCCGATGCTGCTCGGCATCCCCGGCGACAACACCTATTCCAACTACCAGGAGGCGAACCGGGCGCTGTACCGTGAGACGGTGCTGCCGCTGCTGCGCCGCATCATGGCGGCGATCGCCCAGTGGCTTGCGCCATCCTTCGGCGAGGATATCCGCTTCGAGCCCGATCTCGACGCGATCGAGGCGCTGTCGGCCGACCGTGCCGCCCTGTGGGCCCGGGTGAGCGCGGCCGACTTCCTCACCGACGACGAGAAACGGCTGGCGGTCGGCTACGGGGTCCGGCAGGGTTAGGTTCGGACTGCCCCGTTCCGCCCGATCCCCGGTCCGATCCCCGGCCCGAATACCGGCTGACCCGCCGCGACGGAGACTGCCATGTCCGACACCTTCGCGACCGTGGTCGACAGCGTCATCGCCCGCGGCGATCTCGCCCATCTGGCGCTGTTCCTGTGGGCCGGCGCGGCGACAGGGCTGGCCTGGCTCACGCTGCGCGAACTTGCCCGCTCCAACCGCCGGTTCGAGGAGTTCGTTGCCACTATCGCCCGGATCGACCGGATCTTGCGGGGGAAATAGATGTCCGCGACGCCGACCGGATCGCTGTTCGGCCGGCCGCCAGGCGCTCGGTGCGCGGGAACGAAGTGCCGGTCACGGCGTTGAAACGCCGCGGCGTTGTACCGGCAGGTCCGCCAGGTCGAACCCATAGGTCGAGCCGGCGGCGGTGGACCAGTGCCTGCGGCCGCGCCGAAGCAGGGGAGACGAGCCATGGATTTCTCGCGATTGCTCTGTACCGGGTTCCTTGTCATCGGCCTTGTCGGCGCGACCGTGCCCGCCGGCGCCCAGAGCGGCGGCCGCAGCGTGGTACCGGCCGCCACCGAGGCCGGCACACCCGATCGCGGTCGCGAGGCGGCGAACCGCACGCCCGAGGCGGCAACCGGCCAGTGCGCCACCCAGCGCATCACGATCAGAACCAACCCGGAAGGCGACCAGGTCTCGACCGCGTCGACGGTGTTCGTCAACGTGCCGCGCTCCGGGCTGACCTTCACCCAGGGCGGTACGGCGCCATCCTGTGTGATGGTGCGCTTCTCCGCCGTCACCTTTGCGCCGGACAAGCGCGTGCTCGACGTGCGCGTGCTTGTCGACGGGCGCGTCGCGCAGCCCGGACCGGTGCTGTTCTCCGGCGATGATGACGAGGATTTCGACGGCCGCTGGGCACGGGCCCATTCCTTCGACTTCCTCGTGCCCAACGTCGCCCCCGGACAGCACAATGTCAGGGTCCAGGCACGCAGCTTCACCGGCGGGCCGGTCTACCTCAACACCCGCTCGACGGTCGTGCATCACCGCTGACGCGCGTCCCGGAGGAGCCTAACCGGGTCTCCGTCACC from Tepidamorphus gemmatus includes these protein-coding regions:
- the rpsU gene encoding 30S ribosomal protein S21, with product MQVLVRDNNVDQALKVLKRKLQREGLFREMKRRKAYEKPSERRAREKGEAIRRARKAARKLAQREGLAPKAKKRAAGGRR
- a CDS encoding DUF1254 domain-containing protein; protein product: MKRLPIGQIAFLAAVTLVLAAILHILTILAIPHFATRDAWSRITEIADPAGITLLPRPLPGDEPLPGLDPSMVYGVCRYDLTEGPLAIVAPMPDHYWSVAFHTRDGAIFYAVNDEAAVARRFDIELRDARQMRQYRVEHPEADETVLTIEAPSQTGFALFRALVAAPSLRAEVEAAVAAIGCTTLLPTQPAPVPEGPPLPLPNPLR
- a CDS encoding SelT/SelW/SelH family protein: MAADTGAAAARRPRVTITYCRQCNWMLRAAWLAQELLSSFPEDLAAVTLVPGTGGVFVIECDGTRLWDRVADGGFPEAKLLKRRLRDQIAPGRDLGHSDR
- a CDS encoding adenylate/guanylate cyclase domain-containing protein, which encodes MSVEAAERDAERIAALARAAGALILGGGLLAAAAIVPEAEAGYLLPRLALGLATVVGFLALAGLSWLVSRSSVYRPWVAYLFVACDALLIGFALQQGLQLAGHPGPWVYAEPATWLMPIIIAIQSVRFRSGPVVFAGALLLLVVLGLMAFGGADRDPVASQNDRLTGLLSWPPDVMRVLMLAVAAAVLAISVRSKRDILVRGLGTARREAELKRFLPDEVSRALARADGAGAPAGQQTLAIVFIDLIGFTAASEGVAPGEVARWLAGFRERIAALVRAKGGFVDKFIGDGVLAIFGYAGAADDQLRRGARQALATVADLPAMMAAWQADDPAVPTFRAVAGAALGPVFVGIVGSGERREFTVVGDAVNLASRLEGLAKQRGAGAALAAELVEQSGVAVPQSWGSETLAVRGRAAPVRVHLVPAD
- a CDS encoding DUF1127 domain-containing protein gives rise to the protein MTSKTTHSAVDIRKVEMEAARLRAEAIADAIVAVGRLVARAWAAVSARIAAAREAARVRRELGALSDRELADIGIMRADIPAIAAGIYQRQPADTLAEEARTPKQAVIEAPTPAFRKAA
- a CDS encoding phage portal protein; translated protein: MPSFTALLTRFLGRTPAPAARPSQTKASAAGRLIALHAHGRPVWSPRDYAALAREGYERNPVAHRAVRLVAEAAAGIPWIAMQGGREVDWHPVLDLLARPNPRQSGPELMEAVCAYLLIAGNAYLEAAMIDGAVREIHALRPDRMKVVPGPDGWPEAFEYTVAGRTVSFDQTGRQPPILHIALFHPTDDHYGFGPLAAAGAALDLANASAAWNKALIDNAARPSGALVYEGEGTMALDQFERLKRELQENFQGAANAGRPLLLEGGLTWQAMGISPKEMDFLEARNQAARDIALALGVPPMLLGIPGDNTYSNYQEANRALYRETVLPLLRRIMAAIAQWLAPSFGEDIRFEPDLDAIEALSADRAALWARVSAADFLTDDEKRLAVGYGVRQG
- a CDS encoding DUF1214 domain-containing protein — translated: MSPIRILVVIATAAVLGIGSAWLAVVGGFGFEAIRSGPWTAWPTAGSPDADPYVRARIARSGEIPMPAGEGIVFVAREDSDGEALTADCDYHVRGQTPAAQWWTLTVYRDDDLTLMANPAQRYGFVSTGILRAGDGRFDITLSSRARPGNWLPVDPHAGRLRLVFRFYDTPIATGGSVADIAMPAIVKGACR
- a CDS encoding DNA-packaging protein gives rise to the protein MPTLPATICPASVDLRQTIDRLTTNEIVRLIDDFALWARPAQLPPPDGWTVWLLLGGRGAGKTRAGAEWVRGLALGLAPWSDRPLSPIALVAETLQDAREVMVEGVSGLLAAGAAGAPGGRPAWSPARRRLEWPNGAVAQAFSAEDPDSLRGPQFAAAWADELAKWRHAEAAWDMLQFALRLGDRPRQLITTTPRSIPLLRRLVADPAVAVTRMATAENAANLAPAFLDAVVGRYRGTRLGRQELEAELIADRADALFRRETIEASRVNAAPALARIVVAVDPPAGTTGAACGIVAAGIGEGPRDAALLYVLADATIEAAQPAAWAARAVGLFHALAADRLVAEANQGGEMVAAVIGQVDPAVPVRLVHARRGKRLRAEPVAALYEQGRVRHVGALPRLEDEMCDFGLDGLSDGRSPDRLDALVWALSELALSPAREPRIRRL
- the parA gene encoding ParA family partition ATPase, producing the protein MTGRILTIAQQKGGSGKTTLAAHLAVAAALRGLSVALLDCDPQGSLGQWFEARERRLGEDAAGIAFRTASGWGARREARGLARDHDVVVIDTPPKSDLECRPAIETASLVVVPVQPSPVDLWATQATLDSAAKAGVPALMVINRAQPRTTLTARMREAIAALGPVAATEIASRVAFAASMEAGASVLEAGRSAGADEMAALAAEVLTAAGA